In Solanum lycopersicum chromosome 5, SLM_r2.1, the following are encoded in one genomic region:
- the LOC101267704 gene encoding putative WEB family protein At1g65010, chloroplastic isoform X4, which yields MSVDGEFANGSSILTDEKLPEVANPAIACEIASSSGTAVSTKEILNCPADKGQMEHNPASEITGIEEMSGKSGGSEKGNDDEKLRNISAEAANTGCSGEKIQCDQSVKTENADTDGDQGELSMVAEIKGVNERGGDFDGGVNLICEESANADKVESNGQKVCSTEIKAVEEIMGESNGSWKNDKSVDAEKGDINNSMDIDPVTETMVSMEGMRGESTGPHRSNDGRRLSEESADIEKLESNGQRKPITVTEIKAVEEISGESNGSSKNDKSVDDGKGGINSSMAINPVTETVRMEETRGESSGPHRSNDNKRLNEESAGAEKVVSSEDKSLSDQLENAGSEDSKKQLAPNMITKIKGISEIGGNSNCDVKLVREGSVDAVKIEINGQRAPSTVTEIGEIRSESNGSSKIDERADAEKASGNNSMATKIVTEISALEGQSNGAEKINIISEITGMDVESNGAEEIGNDELVHQESTNIEKAESQGQKISHIVSEIKEIEDIEGESDVANKRTDGNSTSEDRKDDEVANNSTPVHKGMSSDAELSHGPSVLADARLSEVDTSFTSFSRDMSSNDAVALGNEATDSRISHGQSPADMVQEIIGKAVGSESNDVDRSSNDKLMCEDFEDDKSFNYSSPAAEGMSCNAEFSQGLSTSVDSKISEVGNYCASNTEDVCSNDTGGAENEDLNSSTDDPQLPGPNLIRDGSGVENLEGELNGGDNSINKEILNKKCEDPEKSNNNSDNVRVHSDAEFSIDQSVLADVKLCKAGNSSASSIKDECRDVVCGSTLNDPIRECKMVPDMATEFSDIKKEGESSVADQTSDDKFIHESVDAEKPPSISIDERMSCNDESSQDQATIADLELSEAGNTSSGRDVSSFDAMTLENETLTCPIEIDQESANTSIEIAGSEEMTGGSDRSNDDELKCEQSGNAEISKTNEVLASSAECSSVDVAAVKDINQIAAKGFYFLIRMPRFDDEKIRECIKVAEQNVDEKTQQRDAFRQKIRNKRANCQTHGTEFEAAKAQERDARKQVRTKRADISSLQDIIDKAKNAVAVTEIDNRICNMEHIIGHETVPLKEEKLLIREIKQLKQLRGQLSSNIGSQDEVQKSLDEREVNEERLRALKKELDSLKVKVSKAETIAMAASRKFEDESRKLKELQAQFKAADDVRQEAYEELRNLKKGLYEKNIHFRTYKDEATLASDHARKREMETLNHLCVDQVERYMDLWNKNDEFRKDYIRCNTRSTVRRFGTLDGRSLGPDEEPAVLPSYRLERVNRMVSSVDKVSSMSQRPVSQLVKQVVVLKDEINDDSIVVPAAEGMKQVEKTKEARKPIQRESTVEEPKEAEPVQTAEELEAARKEEELRKREEEARLKEQRRLEEIAKAKEALERKKRNAEKAQLRAEMRAQKEEEQRLKEKEKKLRKRERKKGSVGETQSETNDGEAALISTSLRETVKEPDATENSQTLTRRKQKSSQYTKQMKTKSIPPPPRIKGKRKWQQWLWLFLSCAVVIALFFLGNIGFFSHLKPPKNPAY from the exons ATGTCTGTTGATGGGGAGTTTGCCAATGGCTCATCCATCTTAACTGATGAAAAATTGCCCGAAGTGGCGAATCCAGCTATTGCATGTGAAATTGCATCTAGCAGTGGCACTGCTGTGTCtacaaaagaaattttgaaCTGCCCTGCTGATAAGGGTCAAATGGAACATAATCCAGCCTCAGAGATAACAGGCATTGAAGAAATGAGTGGCAAATCCGGTGGTTCAGAAAAAGGAAATGATGAcgaaaaattaagaaacataAGTGCAGAAGCTGCAAACACAGGATGCAGTGGAGAgaagatacaatgtgaccaaagTGTAAAGACTGAAAATGCAGACACTGACGGTGATCAAGGGGAACTGAGCATGGTCGCTGAAATCAAAGGGGTGAATGAAAGAGGAGGTGATTTTGATGGCGGTGTTAATTTGATATGTGAAGAAAGTGCAAATGCTGATAAGGTAGAGAGCAACGGCCAAAAGGTATGTAGCACAGAGATTAAAGCCGTTGAAGAAATTATGGGTGAATCTAATGGTTCATGGAAAAATGATAAGAGCGTGGATGCGGAAAAAGGGGATATCAACAATTCAATGGATATCGACCCTGTTACTGAGACAATGGTAAGCATGGAAGGAATGAGAGGTGAATCTACTGGCCCACACAGAAGTAATGATGGCAGAAGATTAAGTGAAGAAAGTGCAGATATTGAAAAGCTAGAGAGCAATGGCCAGAGGAAACCTATCACTGTGACAGAAATTAAAGCCGTTGAAGAAATTAGCGGTGAATCGAATGGTTCAAGTAAAAATGATAAGAGTGTGGATGATGGAAAGGGGGGTATCAACAGTTCAATGGCTATCAACCCTGTTACTGAGACAGTACGCATGGAAGAAACAAGAGGTGAATCTAGTGGCCCTCACAGAAGCAACGATAACAAAAGATTAAATGAAGAAAGTGCAGGAGCTGAAAAAGTAGTCAGCAGTGAAGACAAGTCATTATCTGACCAACTTGAGAATGCTGGAAGTGAAGACAGTAAAAAACAATTGGCACCCAACATGATCACAAAAATCAAAGGCATCAGTGAAATAGGAGGTAATTCCAACTGTGATGTCAAATTAGTCCGTGAAGGAAGTGTGGATGCTGTGAAGATAGAGATCAATGGCCAAAGGGCACCTAGCACTGTAACAGAGATTGGAGAAATTAGGTCTGAATCTAATGGTTCAAGTAAAATTGATGAGAGAGCAGATGCTGAAAAGGCCAGTGGCAACAATTCAATGGCTACCAAAATTGTTACTGAGATTAGTGCATTAGAAGGTCAGTCTAATGGTGCAGAGAAAATTAACATTATTTCTGAAATCACTGGAATGGATGTTGAGTCTAATGGTGCAGAGGAAATAGGTAATGATGAATTAGTACACCAAGAGAGCACAAACATTGAAAAAGCGGAAAGCCAAGGTCAAAAGATTTCCCATATCGTAAGCGAAATCAAAGAAATTGAAGACATAGAAGGTGAATCTGATGTCGCAAACAAAAGGACTGATGGAAACTCAACGTCTGAAGATAGAAAGGATGATGAAGTGGCGAATAATAGCACTCCAGTTCATAAAGG GATGTCCAGTGATGCTGAACTTTCACATGGCCCCTCTGTTTTGGCTGATGCAAGGTTGTCTGAAGTAGATACTTCTTTTACTTCGTTCAGCAGAGATATGTCTAGCAATGATGCTGTTGCATTGGGAAATGAAGCTACTGATAGCCGTATTTCTCATGGTCAAAGTCCAGCGGATATGGTTCAAGAGATCATTGGTAAAGCAGTAGGAAGTGAATCTAATGATGTGGACAGAAGTAGCAATGACAAATTGATGTGTGAAGACTTTGAGGATGACAAAAGTTTCAACTACAGTAGTCCAGCTGCTGAAGG GATGTCTTGTAATGCTGAGTTTTCCCAAGGCCTATCTACTTCTGTTGATTCCAAAATTTCTGAAGTGGGTAATTATTGTGCTTCAAATACTGAAGACGTGTGTAGCAACGACACTGGCGGGGCTGAaaatgaagatttgaatagCTCTACTGATGACCCCCAACTGCCGGGACCTAACTTGATCAGAGACGGTAGTGGAGTTGAAAATTTGGAAGGTGAATTAAATGGTGGTGATAACAGTATAAACAAGGAAATACTTAACAAAAAATGTGAGGATCCGGAAAAATCAAACAACAATTCAGATAACGTGCG GGTGCATAGTGATGCTGAATTTTCTATCGATCAGTCTGTTTTAGCTGATGTGAAATTGTGCAAAGCTGGAAATTCTTCTGCTTCAAGCATTAAAGATGAGTGCCGCGATGTTGTATGTGGAAGTACTTTGAATGACCCCATTCGTGAATGTAAAATGGTGCCCGATATGGCTACGGAGTTCAGTGACATTAAGAAGGAAGGTGAATCTAGTGTTGCGGACCAAACCAGCGATGACAAATTCATACATGAAAGTGTGGATGCTGAAAAACCACCGAGCATAAGTATTGATGAAAG GATGTCTTGCAATGATGAAAGTAGCCAGGATCAGGCTACTATTGCTGATTTAGAGTTATCTGAAGCGGGAAATACTTCAAGCGGTAGAGATGTTTCTAGCTTTGATGCTATGACATTGGAAAATGAGACTTTGACTTGTCCAATTGAAATTGATCAAGAGTCAGCCAACACGAGCATAGAGATCGCAGGCAGTGAAGAAATGACAGGTGGTTCAGACAGGAGTAATGATGACGAACTTAAATGTGAACAAAGTGGGAATGCTGAAATTTCAAAGACTAACGAAGTGTTGGCCTCTTCGGCTGAATGTTCCTCTGTGGATGTTGCTGCTGTAAAGGATATAAATCAGATTGCAGCAAAGGGATTTTACTTCCTGATCAGGATGCCAAGATTTGATGATGAAAAGATTCGAGAATGCATCAAAGTTGCCGAGCAAAATGTTGATGAGAAGACACAGCAAAGGGATGCATTTAGacaaaaaatcagaaataaaagA GCCAATTGCCAAACCCATGGTACTGAATTTGAAGCTGCCAAAGCTCAAGAGAGAGATGCTAGAAAGCAAGTCAGGACAAAGCGTGCAGATATCTCGTCACTTCAAGATATAATTGATAAAGCAAAGAACGCAGTTGCCGTTACTGAGATTGATAATAGG ATTTGTAATATGGAGCACATTATTGGACATGAAACTGTACCTCTAAAGGAGGAAAAGCTTCTAATTCGTGAAATCAAGCAACTGAAGCAGCTTCGTGGACAGCTTTCCTCTAACATTGGCAGCCAGGATGAAGTGCAGAAGTCTCTGGATGAGAGAGAAGTAAACGAAGAGCGATTGAGG GCCTTGAAGAAAGAGCTTGATAGCCTCAAAGTCAAGGTCTCAAAAGCTGAAACAATTGCGATGGCAGCTAGCCGAAAATTTGAAGATGAGAGTCGAAAGCTCAAAGAATTGCAAGCACAGTTTAAAGCTGCAGATGATGTTCGCCAAGAAGCATATGAAGAATTGCGGAATTTAAAAAAGGGACTGTATGAGAAG AATATTCATTTCCGGACATACAAGGATGAAGCGACTTTGGCTAGTGATCATGCCCGAAAGAGAGAAATGGAGACTCTTAATCATCTCTGTGTGGATCAG GTTGAAAGGTACATGGATCTTTGGAACAAGAATGATGAGTTCAGAAAAGATTACATCAGGTGTAATACAAGGAGTACAGTAAGGAGATTTGGGACCTTGGATGGTCGTTCACTTGGTCCTGATGAGGAGCCAGCTGTTCTTCCCAGTTACCGGTTGGAAAGAGTTAATAGGATGGTATCTAGTGTAGATAAAGTTAGTAGTATGTCACAACGTCCGGTCTCTCAGCTAGTAAAACAAGTAGTAGTTCTTAAGGATGAAATTAATGATGACAGTATTGTTGTGCCAGCAGCCGAAGGTATGAAACAGGTTGAGAAAACGAAAGAGGCTCGCAAACCAATTCAAAGAGAGAGTACGGTTGAGGAGCCAAAAGAGGCCGAGCCTGTGCAAACTGCTGAGGAGCTAGAGGCTGCTAGAAAGGAGGAGGAACTGAGAAAGCGTGAGGAAGAAGCAAGGTTGAAAGAGCAACGACGGTTGGAAGAGATTGCAAAGGCTAAGGAGGCATTAGAAAGGAAAAAACGCAATGCAGAGAAGGCCCAACTGAGAGCTGAAATGCGAGCCCAGAAGGAAGAAGAGCAGAGACTCAAG GAGAAGGAGAAAAAACTGCGGAAAAGGGAAAGGAAGAAGGGCTCCGTAGGTGAAACACAGAGCGAAACTAATGATGGTGAAGCTGCTTTGATTTCTACCAGCCTAAGAGAAACTGTCAAGGAGCCCGATGCTACTGAGAATTCTCAAACACTCACTAGGAGAAAACAGAAATCGTCTCAATATACAAAACAGATGAAGACTAAATCCATTCCTCCCCCTCCTCGTATCAAAGGTAAAAGGAAATGGCAGCAGTGGCTTTGGTTATTTCTTTCTTGCGCAGTCGTCATTGCTCTGTTCTTCCTAGGAAATATTGGCTTCTTCTCCCATCTGAAGCCACCAAAAAACCCTGCATATTAG
- the LOC101267704 gene encoding uncharacterized protein isoform X1 yields MPWMSVDGEFANGSSILTDEKLPEVANPAIACEIASSSGTAVSTKEILNCPADKGQMEHNPASEITGIEEMSGKSGGSEKGNDDEKLRNISAEAANTGCSGEKIQCDQSVKTENADTDGDQGELSMVAEIKGVNERGGDFDGGVNLICEESANADKVESNGQKVCSTEIKAVEEIMGESNGSWKNDKSVDAEKGDINNSMDIDPVTETMVSMEGMRGESTGPHRSNDGRRLSEESADIEKLESNGQRKPITVTEIKAVEEISGESNGSSKNDKSVDDGKGGINSSMAINPVTETVRMEETRGESSGPHRSNDNKRLNEESAGAEKVVSSEDKSLSDQLENAGSEDSKKQLAPNMITKIKGISEIGGNSNCDVKLVREGSVDAVKIEINGQRAPSTVTEIGEIRSESNGSSKIDERADAEKASGNNSMATKIVTEISALEGQSNGAEKINIISEITGMDVESNGAEEIGNDELVHQESTNIEKAESQGQKISHIVSEIKEIEDIEGESDVANKRTDGNSTSEDRKDDEVANNSTPVHKGIDAVTSGKESVNSLHDDVQNVCNTVFDTKSNDEIGSKFDGDNIDDKAVHERDEDSERLRFDSLASEGMSSDAELSHGPSVLADARLSEVDTSFTSFSRDMSSNDAVALGNEATDSRISHGQSPADMVQEIIGKAVGSESNDVDRSSNDKLMCEDFEDDKSFNYSSPAAEGMSCNAEFSQGLSTSVDSKISEVGNYCASNTEDVCSNDTGGAENEDLNSSTDDPQLPGPNLIRDGSGVENLEGELNGGDNSINKEILNKKCEDPEKSNNNSDNVRVHSDAEFSIDQSVLADVKLCKAGNSSASSIKDECRDVVCGSTLNDPIRECKMVPDMATEFSDIKKEGESSVADQTSDDKFIHESVDAEKPPSISIDERMSCNDESSQDQATIADLELSEAGNTSSGRDVSSFDAMTLENETLTCPIEIDQESANTSIEIAGSEEMTGGSDRSNDDELKCEQSGNAEISKTNEVLASSAECSSVDVAAVKDINQIAAKGFYFLIRMPRFDDEKIRECIKVAEQNVDEKTQQRDAFRQKIRNKRANCQTHGTEFEAAKAQERDARKQVRTKRADISSLQDIIDKAKNAVAVTEIDNRICNMEHIIGHETVPLKEEKLLIREIKQLKQLRGQLSSNIGSQDEVQKSLDEREVNEERLRALKKELDSLKVKVSKAETIAMAASRKFEDESRKLKELQAQFKAADDVRQEAYEELRNLKKGLYEKNIHFRTYKDEATLASDHARKREMETLNHLCVDQVERYMDLWNKNDEFRKDYIRCNTRSTVRRFGTLDGRSLGPDEEPAVLPSYRLERVNRMVSSVDKVSSMSQRPVSQLVKQVVVLKDEINDDSIVVPAAEGMKQVEKTKEARKPIQRESTVEEPKEAEPVQTAEELEAARKEEELRKREEEARLKEQRRLEEIAKAKEALERKKRNAEKAQLRAEMRAQKEEEQRLKEKEKKLRKRERKKGSVGETQSETNDGEAALISTSLRETVKEPDATENSQTLTRRKQKSSQYTKQMKTKSIPPPPRIKGKRKWQQWLWLFLSCAVVIALFFLGNIGFFSHLKPPKNPAY; encoded by the exons ATGCCCTG GATGTCTGTTGATGGGGAGTTTGCCAATGGCTCATCCATCTTAACTGATGAAAAATTGCCCGAAGTGGCGAATCCAGCTATTGCATGTGAAATTGCATCTAGCAGTGGCACTGCTGTGTCtacaaaagaaattttgaaCTGCCCTGCTGATAAGGGTCAAATGGAACATAATCCAGCCTCAGAGATAACAGGCATTGAAGAAATGAGTGGCAAATCCGGTGGTTCAGAAAAAGGAAATGATGAcgaaaaattaagaaacataAGTGCAGAAGCTGCAAACACAGGATGCAGTGGAGAgaagatacaatgtgaccaaagTGTAAAGACTGAAAATGCAGACACTGACGGTGATCAAGGGGAACTGAGCATGGTCGCTGAAATCAAAGGGGTGAATGAAAGAGGAGGTGATTTTGATGGCGGTGTTAATTTGATATGTGAAGAAAGTGCAAATGCTGATAAGGTAGAGAGCAACGGCCAAAAGGTATGTAGCACAGAGATTAAAGCCGTTGAAGAAATTATGGGTGAATCTAATGGTTCATGGAAAAATGATAAGAGCGTGGATGCGGAAAAAGGGGATATCAACAATTCAATGGATATCGACCCTGTTACTGAGACAATGGTAAGCATGGAAGGAATGAGAGGTGAATCTACTGGCCCACACAGAAGTAATGATGGCAGAAGATTAAGTGAAGAAAGTGCAGATATTGAAAAGCTAGAGAGCAATGGCCAGAGGAAACCTATCACTGTGACAGAAATTAAAGCCGTTGAAGAAATTAGCGGTGAATCGAATGGTTCAAGTAAAAATGATAAGAGTGTGGATGATGGAAAGGGGGGTATCAACAGTTCAATGGCTATCAACCCTGTTACTGAGACAGTACGCATGGAAGAAACAAGAGGTGAATCTAGTGGCCCTCACAGAAGCAACGATAACAAAAGATTAAATGAAGAAAGTGCAGGAGCTGAAAAAGTAGTCAGCAGTGAAGACAAGTCATTATCTGACCAACTTGAGAATGCTGGAAGTGAAGACAGTAAAAAACAATTGGCACCCAACATGATCACAAAAATCAAAGGCATCAGTGAAATAGGAGGTAATTCCAACTGTGATGTCAAATTAGTCCGTGAAGGAAGTGTGGATGCTGTGAAGATAGAGATCAATGGCCAAAGGGCACCTAGCACTGTAACAGAGATTGGAGAAATTAGGTCTGAATCTAATGGTTCAAGTAAAATTGATGAGAGAGCAGATGCTGAAAAGGCCAGTGGCAACAATTCAATGGCTACCAAAATTGTTACTGAGATTAGTGCATTAGAAGGTCAGTCTAATGGTGCAGAGAAAATTAACATTATTTCTGAAATCACTGGAATGGATGTTGAGTCTAATGGTGCAGAGGAAATAGGTAATGATGAATTAGTACACCAAGAGAGCACAAACATTGAAAAAGCGGAAAGCCAAGGTCAAAAGATTTCCCATATCGTAAGCGAAATCAAAGAAATTGAAGACATAGAAGGTGAATCTGATGTCGCAAACAAAAGGACTGATGGAAACTCAACGTCTGAAGATAGAAAGGATGATGAAGTGGCGAATAATAGCACTCCAGTTCATAAAGG CATTGATGCTGTCACATCTGGAAAGGAGAGCGTGAATAGCTTGCATGATGATGTTCAAAACGTGTGCAATACAGTCTTCGACACTAAAAGCAATGATGAAATTGGAAGTAAATTTGATGGTGACAATATAGATGACAAAGCGGTGCACGAAAGAGATGAGGATTCCGAAAGATTGCGTTTTGATAGTCTAGCTAGTGAAGG GATGTCCAGTGATGCTGAACTTTCACATGGCCCCTCTGTTTTGGCTGATGCAAGGTTGTCTGAAGTAGATACTTCTTTTACTTCGTTCAGCAGAGATATGTCTAGCAATGATGCTGTTGCATTGGGAAATGAAGCTACTGATAGCCGTATTTCTCATGGTCAAAGTCCAGCGGATATGGTTCAAGAGATCATTGGTAAAGCAGTAGGAAGTGAATCTAATGATGTGGACAGAAGTAGCAATGACAAATTGATGTGTGAAGACTTTGAGGATGACAAAAGTTTCAACTACAGTAGTCCAGCTGCTGAAGG GATGTCTTGTAATGCTGAGTTTTCCCAAGGCCTATCTACTTCTGTTGATTCCAAAATTTCTGAAGTGGGTAATTATTGTGCTTCAAATACTGAAGACGTGTGTAGCAACGACACTGGCGGGGCTGAaaatgaagatttgaatagCTCTACTGATGACCCCCAACTGCCGGGACCTAACTTGATCAGAGACGGTAGTGGAGTTGAAAATTTGGAAGGTGAATTAAATGGTGGTGATAACAGTATAAACAAGGAAATACTTAACAAAAAATGTGAGGATCCGGAAAAATCAAACAACAATTCAGATAACGTGCG GGTGCATAGTGATGCTGAATTTTCTATCGATCAGTCTGTTTTAGCTGATGTGAAATTGTGCAAAGCTGGAAATTCTTCTGCTTCAAGCATTAAAGATGAGTGCCGCGATGTTGTATGTGGAAGTACTTTGAATGACCCCATTCGTGAATGTAAAATGGTGCCCGATATGGCTACGGAGTTCAGTGACATTAAGAAGGAAGGTGAATCTAGTGTTGCGGACCAAACCAGCGATGACAAATTCATACATGAAAGTGTGGATGCTGAAAAACCACCGAGCATAAGTATTGATGAAAG GATGTCTTGCAATGATGAAAGTAGCCAGGATCAGGCTACTATTGCTGATTTAGAGTTATCTGAAGCGGGAAATACTTCAAGCGGTAGAGATGTTTCTAGCTTTGATGCTATGACATTGGAAAATGAGACTTTGACTTGTCCAATTGAAATTGATCAAGAGTCAGCCAACACGAGCATAGAGATCGCAGGCAGTGAAGAAATGACAGGTGGTTCAGACAGGAGTAATGATGACGAACTTAAATGTGAACAAAGTGGGAATGCTGAAATTTCAAAGACTAACGAAGTGTTGGCCTCTTCGGCTGAATGTTCCTCTGTGGATGTTGCTGCTGTAAAGGATATAAATCAGATTGCAGCAAAGGGATTTTACTTCCTGATCAGGATGCCAAGATTTGATGATGAAAAGATTCGAGAATGCATCAAAGTTGCCGAGCAAAATGTTGATGAGAAGACACAGCAAAGGGATGCATTTAGacaaaaaatcagaaataaaagA GCCAATTGCCAAACCCATGGTACTGAATTTGAAGCTGCCAAAGCTCAAGAGAGAGATGCTAGAAAGCAAGTCAGGACAAAGCGTGCAGATATCTCGTCACTTCAAGATATAATTGATAAAGCAAAGAACGCAGTTGCCGTTACTGAGATTGATAATAGG ATTTGTAATATGGAGCACATTATTGGACATGAAACTGTACCTCTAAAGGAGGAAAAGCTTCTAATTCGTGAAATCAAGCAACTGAAGCAGCTTCGTGGACAGCTTTCCTCTAACATTGGCAGCCAGGATGAAGTGCAGAAGTCTCTGGATGAGAGAGAAGTAAACGAAGAGCGATTGAGG GCCTTGAAGAAAGAGCTTGATAGCCTCAAAGTCAAGGTCTCAAAAGCTGAAACAATTGCGATGGCAGCTAGCCGAAAATTTGAAGATGAGAGTCGAAAGCTCAAAGAATTGCAAGCACAGTTTAAAGCTGCAGATGATGTTCGCCAAGAAGCATATGAAGAATTGCGGAATTTAAAAAAGGGACTGTATGAGAAG AATATTCATTTCCGGACATACAAGGATGAAGCGACTTTGGCTAGTGATCATGCCCGAAAGAGAGAAATGGAGACTCTTAATCATCTCTGTGTGGATCAG GTTGAAAGGTACATGGATCTTTGGAACAAGAATGATGAGTTCAGAAAAGATTACATCAGGTGTAATACAAGGAGTACAGTAAGGAGATTTGGGACCTTGGATGGTCGTTCACTTGGTCCTGATGAGGAGCCAGCTGTTCTTCCCAGTTACCGGTTGGAAAGAGTTAATAGGATGGTATCTAGTGTAGATAAAGTTAGTAGTATGTCACAACGTCCGGTCTCTCAGCTAGTAAAACAAGTAGTAGTTCTTAAGGATGAAATTAATGATGACAGTATTGTTGTGCCAGCAGCCGAAGGTATGAAACAGGTTGAGAAAACGAAAGAGGCTCGCAAACCAATTCAAAGAGAGAGTACGGTTGAGGAGCCAAAAGAGGCCGAGCCTGTGCAAACTGCTGAGGAGCTAGAGGCTGCTAGAAAGGAGGAGGAACTGAGAAAGCGTGAGGAAGAAGCAAGGTTGAAAGAGCAACGACGGTTGGAAGAGATTGCAAAGGCTAAGGAGGCATTAGAAAGGAAAAAACGCAATGCAGAGAAGGCCCAACTGAGAGCTGAAATGCGAGCCCAGAAGGAAGAAGAGCAGAGACTCAAG GAGAAGGAGAAAAAACTGCGGAAAAGGGAAAGGAAGAAGGGCTCCGTAGGTGAAACACAGAGCGAAACTAATGATGGTGAAGCTGCTTTGATTTCTACCAGCCTAAGAGAAACTGTCAAGGAGCCCGATGCTACTGAGAATTCTCAAACACTCACTAGGAGAAAACAGAAATCGTCTCAATATACAAAACAGATGAAGACTAAATCCATTCCTCCCCCTCCTCGTATCAAAGGTAAAAGGAAATGGCAGCAGTGGCTTTGGTTATTTCTTTCTTGCGCAGTCGTCATTGCTCTGTTCTTCCTAGGAAATATTGGCTTCTTCTCCCATCTGAAGCCACCAAAAAACCCTGCATATTAG